One Vibrio pomeroyi genomic region harbors:
- a CDS encoding esterase/lipase family protein, with product MNNKNKHIVLIHGLYMPALIMQYLDRNFKKRGFQTHKFAYNSLRFPSAAKRLNRFVNARFDEHDEVYFFGHSLGGLLIRHYFKFYQPNFADTCIITAGTPHNGATIAKTLSNHGLGFIFGSSKMILSDGLGDYDIDVPIGVITGTYDAGVGRIVLGRNPGDGTVTLEDANLRGATDTCALKLNHTALVYSKEVVALSTQFIQHRAFKSAS from the coding sequence ATGAATAATAAAAACAAACATATAGTTTTAATTCATGGTCTATATATGCCTGCGTTGATCATGCAATATCTGGATAGAAACTTCAAAAAGCGCGGCTTTCAAACCCACAAGTTCGCTTACAACTCGCTGCGCTTCCCTTCTGCTGCTAAACGCCTCAATCGCTTCGTCAATGCACGCTTTGATGAGCACGATGAGGTCTACTTCTTTGGTCACTCACTCGGTGGCTTGTTGATTCGTCACTACTTTAAGTTTTACCAACCCAACTTTGCCGACACCTGCATCATTACCGCAGGTACTCCACACAATGGCGCGACTATCGCGAAAACGCTGTCGAACCATGGCCTTGGGTTTATATTTGGTTCGAGCAAGATGATCTTAAGTGATGGCTTGGGTGATTATGATATTGATGTGCCGATTGGCGTGATTACTGGCACCTACGACGCAGGTGTAGGACGCATTGTATTGGGCAGAAACCCAGGTGATGGCACAGTTACGCTTGAAGACGCGAACCTACGTGGCGCAACAGACACCTGCGCCCTCAAGCTCAACCACACCGCTCTGGTGTACTCTAAGGAAGTGGTCGCACTCTCAACTCAGTTCATCCAACATAGGGCTTTCAAGAGCGCTTCATAG
- a CDS encoding mechanosensitive ion channel family protein — protein sequence MVEFLQSNMWLRQVVLGLLLITVYWVIKHLGKNWIETLAENKRVELKRKQFVLKCFNIVLFLLFIAVFTIVLNLGFGDISLFLSSIFAVLGVALFAQWSILSNLTASVLIFFVFPYRIGDRVRVAEKDEDISGVIIDITMFHVILRHSSGNIITYPNNLILQKGVIKVLVEPEAKSEADEPKLIKTEN from the coding sequence ATGGTTGAGTTTTTGCAATCCAATATGTGGCTTAGACAGGTGGTTTTAGGTTTACTTCTTATCACTGTATATTGGGTGATCAAACACTTAGGTAAGAACTGGATAGAAACATTAGCGGAGAATAAGCGTGTCGAACTGAAGCGAAAGCAGTTCGTGCTTAAGTGTTTCAATATTGTTCTGTTTCTACTCTTCATAGCTGTGTTTACGATTGTTCTTAACTTAGGTTTTGGTGATATTTCGCTATTCTTATCATCCATATTTGCTGTGCTGGGTGTCGCATTATTCGCGCAATGGTCAATTTTAAGCAACCTCACCGCGAGTGTGTTGATATTTTTTGTATTTCCTTACCGTATAGGTGACAGAGTAAGAGTCGCAGAGAAAGACGAAGATATCAGTGGCGTGATCATTGATATCACCATGTTCCACGTTATTCTCCGACACAGTTCGGGCAACATTATCACCTACCCCAATAACTTGATTTTGCAAAAAGGCGTAATCAAAGTTTTGGTCGAACCTGAAGCTAAAAGTGAGGCGGATGAGCCTAAGCTAATCAAAACTGAAAATTAA
- a CDS encoding arginine deiminase-related protein — protein MLNLHKKSLHITNVQNANCVVMVPPKEFKFNEETAQDNEFQNRVNLTEAEVKLETMAEFKAMVASLRKEGVQVVEFDYPELGVETPDAVFPNNWFSTCGDGSLFTFPMACENRQNEVKPNALIEALEASGRIVNHSESLESYIAQGSYLESTGVMVIDHINKTIYAALSQRCDREVLEDYAKRIGYSRVVSFQTALPSGQPIYHTNVMMAIGDNFCVICDEVIPEFERRFVVKSLAKDKQVISISIDQMNRFCGNILQLETVNGDKVIAMSQSAYDAFSPAQLAQLSTHGKLLPFNVKTIEDIGGGSVRCMLGEVFLPTRVNRL, from the coding sequence ATGTTAAACCTACACAAAAAATCACTTCACATTACGAATGTTCAAAACGCCAATTGCGTTGTTATGGTGCCGCCAAAAGAATTTAAATTTAATGAAGAAACGGCACAAGATAATGAGTTTCAGAACAGAGTTAATCTGACCGAAGCTGAAGTAAAATTAGAAACCATGGCTGAATTTAAGGCGATGGTCGCTTCGTTGCGTAAAGAAGGTGTGCAAGTTGTAGAGTTTGATTACCCAGAACTTGGTGTGGAAACGCCAGATGCGGTTTTCCCTAATAACTGGTTTAGCACCTGTGGCGACGGAAGCTTATTTACGTTCCCTATGGCGTGTGAAAACCGTCAAAATGAAGTTAAACCAAATGCCCTTATTGAAGCACTTGAAGCGTCTGGTCGCATTGTAAATCACAGTGAGTCTCTAGAGTCTTACATTGCTCAAGGTTCTTATCTAGAGAGCACGGGCGTGATGGTGATCGACCATATCAATAAGACCATCTACGCGGCGCTTTCTCAGCGTTGTGACCGTGAAGTGTTAGAAGACTATGCAAAGCGCATTGGTTATTCTCGCGTGGTGTCATTCCAAACAGCACTGCCGTCTGGTCAGCCGATCTACCACACCAATGTGATGATGGCGATTGGTGATAATTTCTGCGTGATCTGTGATGAAGTGATCCCAGAGTTTGAGCGCCGTTTTGTGGTGAAATCACTTGCTAAAGATAAGCAGGTTATCTCTATTTCAATTGATCAGATGAACCGTTTCTGCGGAAATATCCTACAACTGGAAACAGTGAATGGCGACAAGGTGATCGCGATGTCTCAATCGGCTTACGATGCGTTTTCTCCAGCTCAGTTGGCGCAACTTTCAACACACGGTAAGTTGCTACCATTTAACGTGAAAACGATTGAAGATATTGGTGGTGGTTCGGTGCGATGCATGTTGGGTGAGGTGTTCTTACCAACACGAGTTAATCGTCTATAG
- a CDS encoding MerR family transcriptional regulator: MLTVTQIAKAYNISRTTILYYERAGLLLPHSRSDNGYRWYGDKEQARLESIISYRSFGLSIQEITALLDRKDDVKQEQTLVNQFNALEKEIQNLRQQQKAIVMLLEQPELLEQKLLTKDRWVRVMENAGFNEEDMKNWHKQFEKMEPTAHQEFLESLNIDQDEVKSIREWSKK, from the coding sequence ATGCTCACTGTCACTCAAATTGCCAAGGCCTACAACATATCTCGCACCACCATTCTCTATTATGAGCGTGCAGGGTTGCTTCTGCCTCACAGCCGTTCAGACAATGGTTATCGTTGGTATGGCGACAAAGAACAGGCTCGTCTAGAAAGTATTATCTCGTACCGATCGTTTGGTCTATCAATACAAGAGATCACAGCGCTGCTTGATCGCAAAGACGATGTGAAACAAGAACAGACCTTAGTCAATCAGTTCAACGCGTTGGAAAAAGAGATTCAAAACCTTCGCCAACAACAAAAAGCGATTGTCATGCTATTGGAACAACCAGAGTTGTTAGAACAGAAACTGCTTACCAAAGACCGCTGGGTACGTGTGATGGAGAACGCAGGGTTCAACGAAGAAGACATGAAGAACTGGCATAAGCAGTTTGAGAAGATGGAGCCAACCGCTCACCAAGAGTTTTTAGAGTCTTTGAATATCGACCAAGATGAGGTCAAAAGCATTAGGGAGTGGTCAAAAAAATAG
- a CDS encoding phosphoethanolamine transferase yields MNLPSLNMSINKLPFVLAVYYLLVINIPLSQELFSIVQASKSESVAFLISIPIFFLAAFNFIFQVFNWPIFSKPFFIFLLITSTLVSYSMFSYGIYVDYGMIENVFETNSGEAASYVSTHSILWLFAMGIIPSLLLLFTKLKRESWKDFFVWKSIGLLSSLIVIAIIAGLFYKDYVSIGRNNSHIKKMIIPTEYVSSAVKYINNTYIKEPIPYQELGLDAKQTPQAKAATKPTLLVFVLGETARVYNYQYHGYERETNAHTQPYNPIFFSDVQSCGTATAVSVPCMFSNMNRSNYDRDKAYNQDNVVDIMNRAGIHSIWREHDGGDKAVAHRIKEMTLVAKDSDPLCNNDVCYDTAMLENFEQDTQDLNQDSIIFYHIAGSHGPTYFERYPEEHKKFTPDCARADIENCTKEEVVNTYDNTILYTDFFLSQAMQKLEKLNDKYNVALMYVSDHGESLGENGVYLHGMPYSLAPKEQTHVPLIFWMSDGFAAEKGISDTCLRKAGKEQSFSHDNLFDSLLGLMDVQTKEYRQEQDMFAPCR; encoded by the coding sequence ATGAATCTACCAAGCTTAAACATGTCGATAAACAAGCTGCCCTTTGTGTTGGCTGTGTATTATCTGCTTGTCATCAACATCCCTCTCTCCCAAGAGTTGTTTAGTATTGTTCAGGCATCTAAGTCTGAAAGCGTTGCGTTTCTTATATCCATCCCTATCTTCTTCCTTGCTGCCTTCAATTTTATCTTCCAAGTTTTTAACTGGCCGATATTCTCCAAGCCATTTTTTATCTTCTTGCTCATCACCTCAACACTCGTCAGCTACAGCATGTTCAGTTACGGCATCTATGTCGATTATGGGATGATAGAGAACGTCTTCGAAACCAATAGTGGCGAAGCAGCAAGCTATGTAAGTACCCACTCCATCTTATGGTTATTCGCGATGGGTATTATTCCGTCACTGCTGCTACTGTTTACCAAGCTTAAGCGAGAGTCATGGAAAGATTTCTTTGTCTGGAAGTCGATTGGATTGCTCTCTTCATTGATTGTTATCGCGATTATTGCAGGGCTGTTTTACAAAGATTATGTCTCGATTGGTCGCAATAACTCGCACATCAAAAAGATGATCATCCCAACCGAATACGTGTCATCCGCGGTCAAATACATCAATAACACCTACATCAAAGAGCCGATCCCCTATCAAGAACTCGGGTTAGATGCGAAGCAAACACCGCAAGCCAAAGCGGCAACCAAGCCGACCTTACTGGTGTTTGTGCTGGGTGAAACCGCGCGCGTGTATAACTACCAGTATCATGGCTATGAGAGAGAAACGAACGCTCACACCCAGCCTTACAACCCGATATTTTTCTCAGATGTTCAGTCGTGCGGAACAGCCACTGCGGTTTCTGTGCCGTGTATGTTCTCGAACATGAATCGCAGCAACTACGACCGAGACAAAGCTTACAACCAAGATAACGTGGTCGACATTATGAACCGCGCAGGCATTCACTCTATATGGCGGGAACATGATGGTGGAGACAAGGCGGTTGCACACCGAATCAAAGAGATGACGCTCGTCGCCAAAGACAGCGATCCGTTGTGTAATAACGATGTGTGCTACGACACAGCGATGCTAGAGAACTTCGAGCAAGATACTCAAGATCTTAACCAAGATAGCATCATCTTCTATCATATCGCCGGATCTCATGGCCCGACTTACTTTGAACGCTATCCAGAAGAACATAAGAAATTCACACCTGATTGCGCTCGCGCCGATATTGAAAACTGCACCAAAGAGGAAGTGGTTAACACCTACGACAACACCATCTTGTACACGGATTTCTTCCTCTCACAGGCGATGCAAAAGCTTGAGAAACTGAACGACAAATACAACGTGGCGTTGATGTACGTGTCCGATCACGGCGAGTCTCTGGGAGAAAATGGTGTCTACTTACACGGCATGCCTTACTCTCTCGCTCCAAAGGAACAAACCCACGTTCCACTGATATTTTGGATGTCGGATGGCTTTGCTGCTGAGAAAGGCATCAGTGACACGTGCTTACGTAAAGCAGGAAAAGAGCAAAGCTTCTCACACGATAATCTGTTCGACTCTTTGCTTGGCTTGATGGATGTGCAAACCAAAGAGTATAGACAGGAACAAGATATGTTCGCACCGTGCCGTTAA
- a CDS encoding CorA family divalent cation transporter, producing the protein MDAFIISSWQFSEGVAHEHTTSPASFEQSTWYHCQRDADGLREWLHNNTVPNAIIDSLLTDDTRPRFEQFGHDCFLMILRGINLNEGANPDDMLSLRILWYKGTLISTRKVPSKAVSNLISDLKQSQGPTSLPDVLLGMIRGINHYISSFLTPVEQLIDELESESHHDIKSINALHSRLLRLRRYLKPQKYVFEDLMSDIPAPLSKHNSHIKNSLDTILRINESVEFYIEQINVFLASLSQQQAEKMNRNTYLFSIIAGIFLPAGFFTGLLGVNIAGIPGTDNPIAFPLFCIGLLVVVAAEVVILKKLRFI; encoded by the coding sequence ATGGACGCTTTCATAATTTCTAGCTGGCAATTTTCTGAGGGTGTGGCGCATGAACACACCACAAGCCCAGCCTCATTCGAGCAATCAACTTGGTATCACTGCCAAAGAGATGCTGACGGTTTGAGAGAATGGCTCCACAATAATACGGTTCCAAATGCCATCATCGATTCATTACTCACCGATGACACCCGCCCTCGATTTGAACAATTTGGCCACGACTGTTTTTTGATGATTCTGCGAGGCATTAATCTAAACGAAGGTGCTAACCCTGACGACATGCTTAGCCTACGCATCTTATGGTACAAAGGCACTTTAATATCGACACGCAAAGTTCCTTCAAAAGCGGTCAGTAACCTAATATCCGATCTAAAACAAAGCCAAGGTCCAACGTCGTTACCTGATGTATTGCTAGGCATGATCCGCGGAATTAACCATTATATATCAAGCTTCTTGACTCCCGTAGAACAACTGATTGACGAGCTAGAGTCTGAATCTCATCACGATATAAAATCCATCAACGCTCTACATTCGAGGTTACTCAGACTAAGGCGTTATTTGAAGCCACAGAAATACGTTTTCGAGGATTTAATGAGTGACATACCTGCACCATTAAGCAAGCACAACAGTCATATAAAGAACAGTCTTGATACCATCCTAAGAATTAATGAGTCAGTCGAGTTTTACATCGAACAAATTAATGTATTTTTAGCGAGCCTAAGTCAACAACAAGCTGAAAAAATGAATAGAAATACGTACCTATTTTCTATCATTGCAGGTATTTTCCTCCCTGCTGGGTTTTTCACCGGTTTACTGGGTGTCAATATCGCAGGGATACCCGGAACAGATAACCCAATAGCATTTCCACTATTTTGCATTGGGCTGCTCGTGGTCGTAGCGGCAGAGGTCGTTATTTTGAAAAAATTGAGGTTTATTTAA
- a CDS encoding ABC transporter ATP-binding protein: MYKKFEGFTEAFPKGEPIQPPTGILAFCRHYTRGFEKPLILLGLMSMTIAIIEVALFGYMGQLVDWLSTSNPETFLADNQSTLMGLGVLLLVVMPILISVYSLLLHQTLLGNYPMSIRWLAHRYLLKQSLSFYQDDFAGRVATKVMQTSLAVRETVTKMVDVFVYVTVYFTAMLFMLAESDWRLMAPMLIWLFVYIGIQLHFVPKLKDVSSEQADARSLMTGRIVDSYTNIATVKLFSHSKRETEYAEEGMEGFLDTVHRQMRLVTGFNICVEFANYLLVFSIAGISIYLWLDSAITVGAIAIAVSLALRINGMSKWIMWEIGGLFENLGTVIDGIKTLSKPIAIEDKKDAEPLKVPQGGINFDNVSFNYGENKGVINNLNLNIKPGEKVGLVGRSGAGKSTLVNLLLRFHDVESGRILIDDQEISTVTQDSLRSNIGMVTQDTSLLHRSIKDNILYGRPEASDEEVYAATKQAHAHEFIETLTDPFGNVGYDAQVGERGVKLSGGQRQRVAISRVLLKNAPLLVLDEATSALDSEVEAAIQESLIELMEGKTVIAIAHRLSTIAAMDRLIVLDEGNIVEEGTHQELINQNGIYAQLWNHQTGGFIADDLEQTTSA; encoded by the coding sequence ATGTACAAAAAATTTGAAGGCTTTACTGAAGCCTTTCCAAAGGGAGAGCCGATACAACCTCCTACTGGAATACTGGCATTTTGCCGCCATTACACTCGAGGTTTTGAAAAACCGTTAATCCTGCTCGGACTAATGAGCATGACCATCGCGATCATCGAAGTCGCGTTGTTCGGTTACATGGGCCAACTGGTTGATTGGCTATCAACCAGCAACCCAGAAACCTTCTTAGCAGATAACCAATCCACACTAATGGGACTTGGTGTTCTGTTATTGGTCGTGATGCCGATCTTGATCAGTGTTTACTCGCTTTTGCTTCACCAAACCTTGCTGGGCAACTACCCGATGTCGATTCGTTGGTTGGCGCACCGCTATCTTTTGAAGCAGAGCTTATCGTTCTATCAAGATGATTTTGCCGGACGTGTTGCCACTAAAGTGATGCAAACATCGCTAGCGGTGCGTGAAACCGTAACCAAAATGGTTGATGTGTTTGTTTACGTGACGGTTTACTTCACCGCGATGTTGTTCATGCTCGCTGAATCAGATTGGCGTTTGATGGCTCCAATGCTGATTTGGTTGTTCGTTTATATCGGTATCCAACTGCACTTCGTACCAAAGCTGAAAGACGTATCATCAGAACAAGCCGATGCGCGCTCGTTAATGACAGGTCGTATTGTCGATAGTTACACCAACATCGCGACGGTGAAACTGTTCTCACACAGTAAAAGAGAAACCGAATACGCCGAAGAGGGCATGGAAGGCTTCCTTGATACTGTGCACCGCCAAATGCGCTTGGTAACCGGCTTCAACATCTGTGTTGAGTTCGCTAACTATCTATTGGTGTTCAGCATTGCTGGTATCTCTATCTACTTATGGCTAGATAGCGCAATCACCGTGGGTGCAATTGCGATTGCAGTGAGCTTGGCTCTGCGTATTAACGGCATGTCGAAATGGATCATGTGGGAAATCGGTGGTCTGTTTGAAAACCTAGGTACTGTGATTGATGGTATTAAAACGCTGTCTAAACCTATCGCTATCGAAGACAAGAAAGACGCTGAGCCACTTAAGGTTCCACAAGGCGGCATCAACTTCGACAACGTCAGCTTTAACTACGGCGAGAATAAGGGCGTGATCAACAACCTTAATCTCAACATTAAGCCTGGTGAAAAAGTGGGCTTAGTCGGCCGTTCAGGTGCAGGTAAATCAACCTTGGTTAACTTGCTACTGCGTTTCCATGACGTAGAAAGCGGTCGCATCCTGATTGACGATCAAGAGATATCAACAGTGACGCAAGACTCGCTGCGCAGCAACATCGGTATGGTGACCCAAGATACTTCATTGTTACACCGTTCGATCAAAGACAACATTCTTTACGGTCGACCTGAAGCATCAGATGAAGAGGTTTACGCAGCCACCAAACAGGCGCACGCACATGAGTTTATCGAAACCCTCACCGACCCGTTTGGCAACGTTGGTTACGATGCTCAAGTGGGTGAAAGAGGCGTTAAGCTTTCTGGTGGTCAGCGTCAACGTGTCGCTATCTCACGTGTTCTTTTGAAAAATGCGCCACTACTGGTTCTGGATGAAGCGACGTCTGCCCTCGATTCTGAGGTAGAAGCGGCAATCCAAGAGAGCTTGATTGAGCTAATGGAAGGTAAGACGGTTATCGCGATTGCACACCGCCTGTCGACCATTGCTGCGATGGACCGCCTGATCGTGCTTGATGAAGGCAATATCGTCGAAGAAGGCACGCACCAAGAGCTGATTAACCAAAATGGTATCTACGCACAGTTGTGGAATCACCAAACGGGTGGCTTCATTGCGGATGATCTTGAGCAGACAACCAGCGCTTAA
- a CDS encoding nuclear transport factor 2 family protein, which produces MKTITNTFKSTLLTAGVLAASVVRGSVAAQELSIQEKGVAVISSIETGDAKAVSYINPEKYIQHNLAVGDGLAGFGEVLQMLPAGSAKAQVKRSFQDGDFVVTHTEYNFFGPKVGFDVFRFEDGLIVEHWDNLQEIAKPNASGRTQLDGTTKVVDLEKTDQNKQLVGGFVKDILIGGDMSKINQYIDNEDSAYLQHNPRVADGLSGLGEALGALAEAGMPMVYTANHKILGQGNFVLSISEGQFMNNHVAFYDLFRVDNGKIVEHWDTIETIPARSEWKNDNGKFGF; this is translated from the coding sequence ATGAAAACAATAACCAACACATTCAAATCAACACTACTAACTGCTGGCGTACTTGCTGCTTCTGTTGTTAGAGGCTCTGTGGCTGCTCAAGAGCTGTCTATTCAAGAGAAAGGTGTCGCAGTCATTTCAAGCATTGAAACGGGCGATGCTAAAGCGGTGAGCTATATTAACCCTGAGAAGTACATCCAACACAATCTAGCGGTCGGCGATGGCTTAGCTGGTTTTGGGGAAGTGTTGCAAATGCTCCCAGCTGGTTCTGCAAAGGCACAAGTTAAGCGCTCATTTCAAGACGGTGACTTCGTAGTAACACACACTGAATACAACTTCTTCGGCCCTAAAGTCGGCTTCGATGTATTCCGTTTTGAAGATGGACTGATTGTTGAGCACTGGGATAACTTGCAAGAGATCGCTAAGCCAAACGCAAGTGGTCGCACTCAATTAGACGGTACGACTAAAGTCGTAGATCTCGAGAAAACGGATCAAAATAAACAGCTTGTCGGTGGCTTTGTAAAAGACATCTTGATCGGCGGTGACATGTCGAAGATTAATCAGTACATCGATAACGAAGACAGCGCTTACCTTCAGCACAATCCTCGTGTGGCCGATGGTCTAAGCGGTTTAGGTGAAGCTTTGGGAGCGTTAGCTGAAGCAGGAATGCCAATGGTTTATACCGCTAACCACAAGATCTTAGGCCAAGGTAACTTTGTGCTGTCGATCAGCGAAGGCCAGTTTATGAATAACCACGTAGCATTTTATGATCTATTCCGTGTTGATAACGGCAAGATTGTGGAGCACTGGGACACCATCGAAACCATTCCTGCACGTTCAGAGTGGAAAAATGACAACGGTAAATTTGGCTTCTAA
- a CDS encoding DUF445 family protein, giving the protein MNKSVLTNVIALALLAGGYATTNQYLLYAGLFAFSGAITNWLAIHMLFEKVPGLYGSGVIPARFEEFKAAIKQLMMEQFFTESNIDRFLSSEMSGGQSLNLEPVIKKIDFNPAFDSLVHVIENSQFGGMLAMFGGTEALEPMKAPFVEKMQESVIEISKSDSVKNAIKEELESPAMMDEIKENIEAIIDQRLNELTPKLVKEMVQTMIKKHLGWLVVWGGVFGGVIGLISAAITL; this is encoded by the coding sequence ATGAACAAAAGTGTCTTAACTAACGTTATCGCGTTAGCGCTGCTTGCTGGCGGCTATGCGACAACAAACCAATACTTGCTTTATGCAGGCCTATTCGCATTTTCTGGTGCCATCACCAACTGGCTTGCGATTCACATGTTGTTCGAGAAAGTACCCGGCCTATACGGTTCAGGCGTTATTCCAGCACGCTTTGAAGAGTTCAAAGCAGCCATCAAACAATTGATGATGGAACAGTTCTTTACTGAAAGTAACATCGACCGCTTCCTAAGCAGCGAGATGTCTGGCGGCCAATCACTGAACCTAGAGCCTGTGATTAAGAAGATCGACTTTAACCCTGCATTCGATTCACTGGTCCATGTCATCGAGAACTCTCAATTTGGTGGCATGTTGGCAATGTTTGGCGGTACAGAAGCGCTAGAGCCAATGAAAGCGCCGTTTGTTGAGAAGATGCAAGAGTCTGTGATCGAAATCAGCAAGAGCGATTCGGTAAAAAATGCCATCAAGGAAGAGCTAGAATCTCCGGCGATGATGGACGAAATCAAAGAGAACATTGAAGCGATCATCGATCAACGCTTGAATGAACTGACACCAAAGCTTGTAAAAGAAATGGTTCAAACCATGATCAAGAAGCACCTTGGCTGGCTTGTGGTTTGGGGCGGTGTATTCGGTGGTGTGATTGGCTTAATCTCTGCGGCAATTACGCTGTAA
- a CDS encoding Lrp/AsnC family transcriptional regulator, translating into MSQHQLDRIDKEILRILHMKGRLPVVELAKQVNLTTSPCSDRLKRLEKEGYITGYHAELCSEKLGLDVQVFIHIRLDQTSFSIFDKFAQAVEMMPEVEECYSLSGDFDTMIKVRVKDMKAYQAFMATKLGTLPGVIQTRSEVVIEEHKKGFGVNPELLATLK; encoded by the coding sequence ATGTCTCAGCATCAACTCGATCGTATCGATAAAGAGATACTAAGAATTCTGCACATGAAAGGGCGTTTACCCGTGGTTGAGTTGGCCAAGCAGGTTAACCTAACGACGTCTCCTTGCTCTGATAGACTCAAGCGATTGGAAAAAGAGGGCTACATAACGGGCTACCATGCTGAGCTGTGTTCAGAAAAGTTGGGACTCGATGTTCAAGTCTTTATCCATATTCGTCTCGATCAGACCAGCTTTTCGATTTTTGATAAGTTTGCCCAAGCCGTTGAAATGATGCCCGAGGTGGAAGAGTGTTATTCACTGTCGGGAGACTTCGACACCATGATCAAGGTTCGAGTGAAAGACATGAAGGCATACCAAGCGTTTATGGCCACTAAGCTGGGTACGCTGCCTGGCGTGATTCAGACCCGCAGTGAAGTAGTCATTGAGGAACACAAGAAGGGCTTTGGTGTTAACCCTGAGTTGTTGGCAACCTTAAAATAG
- a CDS encoding helix-turn-helix domain-containing protein, with protein sequence MPQAIPNIGFNHEKTAQAELELIPLSRLYSDGNIDHDPQLPHRVSFFLILFIEQGSGTHMVDFQDYPFSQGCVLFIQREQVHAFDFSNKPQGTAVIFTQAFLDSVHANMKLPNYTPTHLNKAHSALLPLDELHQDRTQSLLQQITLELNQPDPDPLIVMYLFSALALILHRLRPEVKQDALSLQQNIKFARYFELLQNNYLHVRDANWYANQISTTYKTLNQVCKVATGLTAKQIIDSFTVLEMKRQLVVSNITSQKMALDFGFEDASNFVKYFKNHTQMTPSEFQKKYSKPSLTE encoded by the coding sequence GTGCCCCAAGCGATCCCGAACATTGGCTTTAATCATGAAAAAACGGCGCAGGCAGAATTGGAGCTGATCCCGCTGTCTCGACTCTATTCTGATGGCAATATCGACCATGACCCTCAATTGCCACATCGTGTTAGCTTCTTCTTGATTCTGTTTATTGAGCAAGGCTCTGGGACGCACATGGTCGATTTCCAAGACTATCCTTTCAGCCAAGGGTGTGTGTTGTTCATTCAAAGAGAGCAAGTACACGCCTTTGATTTTAGTAATAAGCCGCAAGGAACGGCGGTTATTTTTACTCAAGCATTTCTCGACAGCGTTCACGCTAATATGAAGCTGCCGAACTACACGCCAACCCACTTGAACAAGGCTCACTCTGCATTACTGCCATTAGACGAACTTCATCAAGATCGCACACAGAGCCTGCTACAACAAATTACGCTAGAGCTGAATCAGCCAGACCCCGATCCTTTGATTGTGATGTATCTGTTCTCGGCATTGGCGCTGATTCTTCACCGCCTGCGGCCGGAAGTGAAGCAAGACGCCTTGAGTTTGCAGCAGAACATTAAGTTTGCCCGCTACTTTGAATTGCTTCAAAACAACTACCTGCACGTTCGTGATGCAAACTGGTACGCCAATCAAATTAGTACCACCTACAAGACACTGAATCAGGTGTGCAAGGTCGCAACTGGGCTAACAGCAAAGCAGATCATTGACTCTTTCACTGTATTAGAGATGAAGCGCCAGCTGGTGGTGAGCAACATTACCTCACAAAAGATGGCATTGGATTTTGGGTTTGAAGACGCGAGTAATTTCGTTAAATACTTTAAAAATCATACCCAAATGACACCGAGTGAGTTTCAAAAAAAATATTCCAAACCGTCTCTTACCGAATAG